Proteins encoded within one genomic window of Triticum aestivum cultivar Chinese Spring chromosome 2D, IWGSC CS RefSeq v2.1, whole genome shotgun sequence:
- the LOC123049858 gene encoding protein EaeB: MASSSVLLGASATAALTGTPAGKALPRPCFLAARPRTVSGGRLCLQNAPRATPAYNDAADATDKAIEGVKGVADELKKGVAEAAEAVSGNTEKAAEEAGKGASEVDDKAKDFGEQAKKATEEAWDGAKDAAQGITDKVAAAAKKEAS; this comes from the exons ATGGCTTCTTCTTCTGTGCTGCTCGGAGCCTCGGCCACGGCCGCGCTCACCGGTACCCCGGCAGGCAAGGCCCTTCCCCGGCCTTGCTTCCTCGCCGCTCGCCCGCGCACCGTGAGCGGTGGCCGCCTCTGCCTGCAGAACGCTCCAAGGGCGACTCCG GCGTACAACGACGCTGCGGATGCCACCGACAAGGCCATCGAGGGCGTGAAGGGGGTGGCCGACGAGCTGAAGAAGggcgtggcggaggcggcggaggccgtCTCGGGCAACACCGAGAAGGCCGCGGAGGAAGCCGGCAAGGGCGCGAGCGAGGTGGACGACAAGGCCAAGGACTTCGGCGAgcaggcgaagaaggcgacggaggAGGCGTGGGACGGCGCCAAGGACGCCGCACAGGGCATCACGGACAAGGTCGCCGCCGCGGCCAAAAAGGAAGCTAGCTAA